In Bacteroidota bacterium, the genomic window AGATAAAATGTTCCACGTGGAACTTTAAGCTTTTTAAAAAACTTACAACAGTAAAAAATATACAAATATTATTATAAAAAAATTTACATTTTTAATCCTCAATTGTTATCCTTGTAATTGTTTTTGATTTTTCTAAAAGTCTGATGTCTAAATTTGATGTTTTTGTGTTCCACGTGGAACATGAACTAAAATTCTGAAATTATGGACGTGTCTTATTCTATTGAAGGGAATATCGTTGATATTGAAAGAAGAAAAATATTTAAGGGCAAAATATCTGTTGAAGGCAATAAAATCCTGGATATTCTGCCATGCGATGTAAAAAACGATTGTTTTATTCTTCCAGGCCTTATAGATTCGCATGTGCATATTGAATCTTCAATGTTAATTCCATCTGAATTTGCTAAAAATGCCCTTCGCCATGGTACAGTCGCATCCCTTTGTGACCCTCATGAAATAGCCAATGTCTGTGGAATAGAAGGGGTATTGTTTATGCTTGAAAATGCCCAAACTGCTGATTATAACTTTTTCTTTGGAGCTCCCTCCTGTGTTCCTGCTACATTTTTCGAAACATCAGGAGCAATCCTGGATTCTGCTTCGGTAGGCCAACTCTTAAGGAGAAAGGATATTTTCTTTCTTTCAGAAATGATGAATTATCCCGGTGTTATAAATATGGACAATGAGGTAATAAAAAAGTTGGATGCTGCCAGAAAATATAAAAAGCCAATTGATGGACATGCTCCGGGATTGGTCGGGAATGACTTGAAAAAATATGCTTCCCAGGGAATATCTACTGATCATGAATCATTTTCGTATGATGAAGCAGTTGAAAAAATCAACTGTGGAATGTCTATAATGATTCGTGAAGGAAGCGCAGCCAGGAATTTTGAAAGTTTATATAAGTTAATCGATGTATACCCGGAAAAAATCATGCTTTGTACAGATGATATTCATCCTGATGATTTCTTTTCCGGATATATTGATTCTATTGTAAGAAGAGCTTTATCTAAGGGACTTGATGTTTTTAACATATTAAAAGCTGCCTGTATCAATCCGGTTAAACATTACAAAATACCGGTAGGAACCCTGAAAAAAAATGATTGGGCAGATTTTATTGTGGTAAATAATTTAAAGGATTTTATAATCCTGCAGACTTATATAAAAGGTAAACCTCTGATCAAAAATGAGGCTTTAAAAAATGAAGAATTAAAGCCTGTTTTATTAAATAATTTTCATGCTGAAAAAATAAAACCAGAATATATAAAAGTTGAATGGTTATCTGATTCAATGAATGTAATTGAGGCTTTT contains:
- the ade gene encoding adenine deaminase; the encoded protein is MDVSYSIEGNIVDIERRKIFKGKISVEGNKILDILPCDVKNDCFILPGLIDSHVHIESSMLIPSEFAKNALRHGTVASLCDPHEIANVCGIEGVLFMLENAQTADYNFFFGAPSCVPATFFETSGAILDSASVGQLLRRKDIFFLSEMMNYPGVINMDNEVIKKLDAARKYKKPIDGHAPGLVGNDLKKYASQGISTDHESFSYDEAVEKINCGMSIMIREGSAARNFESLYKLIDVYPEKIMLCTDDIHPDDFFSGYIDSIVRRALSKGLDVFNILKAACINPVKHYKIPVGTLKKNDWADFIVVNNLKDFIILQTYIKGKPLIKNEALKNEELKPVLLNNFHAEKIKPEYIKVEWLSDSMNVIEAFDGELTTKKISVKPFVENNLVVSDVDNDILKLVVVNRYQNQKPKVGFLKNFGLKKGALASSIAHDSHNIIAVGANDDDICAAINSLVE